The Candidatus Thiothrix anitrata genome includes the window TCGGTGGGGCGCAATACGTTTAGCGCGTCCTCATCCTCGTGCATTGCGTCGATGAAACGTTGGGTTAACGCTTGAATGCTTTCGCCGTTTTCAGCAGCGCGACGGATGATTTTATCGTCAATATCGGTAATATTACGCACGTAATTCACCGCGTAATTGCTGGCGCGTAAATAGCGGTAAACCGTGTCAAACACCACCATGACGCGGGCGTGACCCAGATGACAATAATCGTAAACCGTCATGCCGCACACGTACATGCGCACGGTTTTCGGCGTAATCGGAATAAAGTCTTCTTTTTGACGGGTCAGGCTATTGTATATCTGTAACATGGTGATACTTCAGGTTAGTCAACAAGTTTACTGAGGATGGCGACACCGTTGCTCAAGGTTTTATGCACCGGGCAACGGTCGGCAATATCCAGCAATTTTTCGCGCTGTTCGGCGGTCAAATCACCCACGAGCTGAATGTCACGGGTAAACACGCTTTGCTTATTCGCGTCACGGGTGTGTTTCAGGGTAATGCAAGCGTCTTGCAACGGCCATTTCTTGCGCTCGGCATACATGCGTAAAGTCATCGCGGTACACGCACCCAACGCGGCTTTTAAATACTGATAGGGTGCTGCACCGAGATCATCACCACCTAAGGGAACAGGTTCATCCGCCACCATTTCATGTTTACCGGCACGAATATCACAGGTGTAAGTTCCTTCGGCATCGCGTAGTCTGACAACAACGGTATGCGGGTCTTTGGGTTGTGCGTCCATAAATCCCTTTCGGCAAGTGGTTAAGAATAGATGCAAATGGTAACGGAAAGGCCGCCAGCCTGCCAGCTTTCACAATAGGTGTGTAGTTGTTGTTGCATGTTCGTGCTCGATAACTTGGTGAGCGATGTGTAACAATTGCTGGGTTTACCTTGGACGCGCTTGGGTTACGGCTGCGTATTGCGCTAATAACTAACACATTCTCAGTGCTTACACCGTTAGCTTAGATGTGCGTGTTCTGCAATTGCTCATACAAGTTTGCCGCAAAATCCTGTGGCAAACCGCTCAGGGTCAAGCCGTGCAAGATGGCTTCCCGGTTGTTGAATGCTGCTTGGGGCGTTGGGAAAGCTCCGGCGCGTACCAGCTCTTCGCACATCCACGCCACATTTGCGTAGGCGGTGCGCATTCCAAATTGTGGGTTGATTTGGAACATCCGGTAGATTTCGGAACTCATCCGTAACCAGATTAACTGGCGTTGGTCTTTGATGCGGTCGAGGGTGGCGGCGGTTTGCTGCGCGATTGGAGTCATGGCGGGAATGATTGCCCTGAATATCTGATAGCTCAGGTCAATCAGGTTTTCGCCGCTGGCTTGCAGGGTGTATCCGCCACGTTCACAGTAAAACAACTGCCGCTTAAATTCGCTGACTTCCATCGACAACCAATCCTCGGCGTATTCACCGAAAGCAGGCCAGCGGCTGATGGAGTAAGGTAATTGTTGCGCCAACGCCTGCAATTGCGTGGCGTAAGCACGGTGGTCACGCAGCGGGAGCAAGCTGGTCAGGTCACTGAATGGAATGCTGGTGGTTGGGGCGGGTAGTGGCATTCAGCCAGTCCGTTTTAGCAACTGGGCAATCTGCTCCTTGAACCACTGGGTACGGCTCAATTCTAGTTGATTGCGGTTAGCCCGTTGTGGCAGTTCTTTTCCGTAATCCTTGGCAGGAAACACTTTGTAGAAGGTTTCAAAGTCGTCGCTGTTAAGTAGATCGCGGATGTATTGAGCGTCTTTGCTGTATTGTTTACGCCTGTCACCCTGCAACTCTTTATCAAAAGGATAGCTTTCCCGTGCTTTTTGAATACCGAAGACCAAATCTTCCTTGATTCTGTTTTTAATGGTGAGCACCTGCTGGATGTAATCTGCCTTGTTAAAACTGCTGCCAGCCACTTCGGCAAGGTTATCCGGGTGATAGAGGTAGTTTTCGATGCTGTAATAACGCAGGATATGAATAAAAGGGAATATTCTTTCAAATTCTTCCACTTCGGTATCGGTCAGGTAATCACGGTCAATAATGCCTTCCGTTTTGGTATCCCGTGCGCGTACAAACACTTGAAATTTGTTGTAACGGTTGCTGGCGAACAGAACATTTGGTAACTGTAAGCTATTGTATTTGGAGGTATCTTCGCCTTCGCAGAAAACGAAGCGACGTTCTGCCAACAAGTTGCCTAGAAACTCGTGAGGGATGGCAATTTCCAGTACATCAAGATTTTCCTTGGGTTCTGGTGTGAGCGTTTGGGGAATATCAAAATCCAGTGAATCAAAGTCAATAATGGCGGCATGGGGGGCTTGACGGGCGTAGTCGATAAACCCCAAAGCGTGGGAGGCTGTCCACAATTGTGAAGTCGCAGGAATCCAGTTTTCGGTCACTTCCTTCAATAGGTCAAATTGCAGGCGAGTATTCATGTGACCGTCCATTTCATCAATGTAAATGATCTTATCTTCCAGATAGTCTTGCCGCACTAACAGGTTAAACAGGATGATCACCACCTGTTTTTCCCCGTGGCTGAGTAGCTCGAAGGGAATTTCGCTTTTGCCCTTTTTGAAATACGGCTCTACGGCGGTGCGAGAGTTGGGTTGTTTGTAGACAGCAAAGCGTAAGGTGGTGGAGGTGTCTTCGCCAAAAATATGGCTCAGGGCAGTGTTGACTTTGGATATGTATTTGTCGCGGACTTTGGCGACTTCTTGCTCGTTAGCTTTGCCTTCCACCAGCAGGCGTTGCAAGGCTTGATTCAACAAATCGGCATGAGCGTGGACATCGGCGGCAAAGCGTTCATCCTGATCAATGAAATAGGATGGGGTATCGGCATTGATTCTGAGAATATCGGCAACATCCAATTCCTGATCGGTCGGTTTTTTGATGCGTGGGGTAATGCGCAAACTGCTACGACCGTAGAATTTTCCGGCACTGTCTTTGGAAAAAGCATCCGCACTTCGCTCGTAGGTGGCGGTATCCGTGGTGATGGTTACGGCGGGTGTGGCGGCATTTTTGCTGAAATACGGGTCGTTATCTTGCAGGTGCAACGGTTGGTAGCCGTGCGCAGGGGGAGATAACCAGTTAAACGCATCAAACACGCTGGATTTGCCGCAGCCATTTGCACCAATCAGCAGCACCAGTTTGGCATCGCTGGGGATGTTGCGAATGGTCAGGTCGGTAAAGCGTTTGAAGTTTTGTAGGCGTAATTCCCGAATCTGCACGGTGCGGCTCTCATGTGAAGGGTGTTCTGTGATTCTAGCTTAACTGTATCATGGTTGTTAGCGGTCTTGTTTCGTGTGATCACTACAATGGTTTCAATTGCTCATACAAGTTTGCCGCAAAATCCTGTGGCAAACCGCTCAGGGTCAAGCCGTGCAAGATGGCTTCCCGGTTGTTGAATGCTGCTTGGGGCGTTGGGAAAGTTCCGGCGCGTACCAGCTCTTCGCACATCCATGCCACATTTGCGTAGGCGGTGCGCATTCCAAACTGTGGATTGATTTGGAACATCCGGTAGATTTCGGAACTCATCCGTAACCAGATTAACTGGCGTTGGTCTTTGATGCGGTCAAGGGTGGCGGCGGTTTGCTGCGCGGTTGGGGTCATGGCGGGAATGATTGCCCTGAATATCTGATAGCTCAGGTCAATCAGGTTTTCGCCGCTGGCTTGTAGGGTGTATCCGCCACGTTCGCAGTAAAACAACTGCTGCTTAAATTCGCTGATTTCCACCGACAACCAATCCTCGGCGTATTCACCGAAAGCAGGCCAGCGGCTGATGGGGTAAGGTAATTGTTGCGCCAACGCCTGCAATTGCGTGGCGTAAGCACGGTGGTCACGCAACGGGAGCAAGCTGGTCAGGTCACTGAATGGAATGCTGGTGGTTGGAGCGGGTAGTGGCATTGCGGTGGTTTCCAAAGGGTGGTTGCTAAACGCGGGCTTGGATTCTGCCAAACGGTTGCTGACGATGTTATCCTAAGTGCCTATCACCGATATACAGCAAACGGGAGTGATGCAGATGGCATTGGCAAGACAACTGACTTACCTGAGCGTTGAGGCGTATCTCGTGGGGGAGCGTGAGAGCGAAATTCGCCATGAATACGTGGATGGGGTTGCTTATGCGATGGCGGGCGCAAGCGTGAACCATAATCAGATTACGGCTAATGTCCTGACCGAGTTGCGGATGCATTTCAAGCAAACGGGTGTGGATTGCCGCCCATTCAGCAGCGATTTGCTGGTGAGGACGGGCAAAGACCGCTACCGCTACCCCGATGTTGTGGTCGTGTGCGATGAGCAATTTCTGGATGACTATTCGACCGAATCCCCGGTGCTGATTGTGGAAGTGTTGTCCAAAGCTACTCGCCAGCGTGACCGGCAAGTTAAACGGCTGGAGTATTTGCAATTGCCCAGTTTGCAGGAATACATGCTGATTGAGCAGGATACGGTAGAGGTAGAAGTTTTCCGCCGTAGCGATAGCTGGCGACCTTCGTATTATTATTGGGGTGATATGGTGGTGCTGGAATCGGTTGGGTTGAGTTTGAGTGTGGAAAGTATTTATGAGCGGGTAAGGAATGAGGATGTCGGGCGTTTGTTGGCTGACAAATAGTTCCATTAGGTTTTTGTTTTAATTGATGGGGGATTTTAATGAAGAAAGATCTATCATAATATGAAAGAAAAATACATCATTATTTTTTCCATGCGTGCTTTTAGCAATACGAATTTGCCTTGTATCTATGAATTGATCGGATAAGGATTTGAAATTATGAGCTTTATTGAAAATGCAATTTTCTGGGAAACTGCTTTCTGAAAAATCGGTGCAGTAATCATCCCATGTGGAATCGAATTTTTGTTGCTCTCCAAGATAGTAAATTATCATATAATACTTATTAAGATTACTATCATATGATTGTGTTTTAGTAGCGTGTTCCTGAGTCGTTTTTTTATTTTTTCCAAATAGCCTAAGAGCTTCAATTCTAGTTAAAACTGTACTTCCAGATCTGATCGTTAAGTCAATTTCACCAGCATTTTTTCCGGTTGGAGAACGTCCGGCTCTATTTTGATCGCTGATTGACCACCCCCATAGTTCAAATCTTAAGCTTAACATTGCGATGAATAAATCATCGTGGAAGCGTTGTTCAAAGCGACCGCGAGCGTGACCGGCAAGTTAAACGGCTGGAGTATTTGCAATTGCCCAGTTTGCAGGAATACATGCTGATTGAGCAGGATACGGTAGAGGTAGAAGTTTTCCGCCGTAGCGATAGCTGGCGACCTTCGTATTATTATTGGGGTGATATGGTGGTGCTGGAATCGGTTGGGTTGAGTTTGAGTGTGGAAAGTATTTATGAGCGGGTAAGGAATGAGGATGTCGGGCGTTTGTTGGCTGACAAATAGTTCCATTAGGTTTTTGTTTTAATTGATGGGGGATTTTAATGAAGAAAGATCTATCATAATATGAAAGAAAAATACATCATTATTTTTTCCATGCGTGCTTTTAGCAATACGAATTTGCCTTGTATCTATGAATTGATCGGATAAGGATTTGAAATTATGAGCTTTATTGAAAATGCAATTTTCTGGGAAACTGCTTTCTGAAAAATCGGTGCAGTAATCATCCCATGTGGAATCGAATTTTTGTTGCTCTCCAAGATAGTAAATTATCATATAATACTTATTAAGATTACTATCATATGATTGTGTTTTAGTAGCGTGTTCCTGAGTCGTTTTTTTATTTTTTCCAAATAGCCTAAGAGCTTCAATTCTAGTTAAAACTGTACTTCCAGATCTGATCGTTAAGTCAATTTCACCAGCATTTTTTCCGGTTGGAGAACGTCCGGCTCTATTTTGATCGCTGATTGACCACCCCCATAGTTCAAATCTTAAGCTTAACATTGCGATGAATAAATCATTATATTGGTCTTCGTGTTTAACTCCTCCAATCTTTTCTTGTAGCAAGCGAGATGCCCGAACTAACTCACTTAAAATAAACATGCCCAAGTCATAATGTTCATTTGTTATCTTTGCTGGTAGAATCTTTGGGATAATATCTGCTTTTTCCGAGTTGAGAGCATTAAGTAAGTTTCTTAATTCTGTTCGCATTTTCAAATCAGGATATTTATCTTCAAGTTCTTGGATTACTAAAGGAACTAATGCGCCTTGTTGTTCATAAAAAACCTTCCCATTTTTGATAAATAAATAAGCATTGGTACTTAGTTTTCTGCTTGTTAAATTTTCAAAGATAATTTCAAAGGTTTCCTCATTGTATAGGTAAGCTGGTGGCAACTGATTTATTATCTGATCAAACTCATGAGATTTTGATTCATTATTCAATATTATTAATTTTAAGTTATTGGAGTAATCCTGAATTTGATTCAAGTAATCCACATCATGTTTGTTGTACATTTCTGTTTTTTCTACGAATGAAGTCCATGCATTAAAAGTATCAATTTTTTCTTGTCGTGAAATGGTTTTCTGAATAAGCTTAACCCTCAATAGTTGAAACTTATGTTCAATAAGTGGTTTTTCACGCTCACATAAATAATTTAAAATTTTTTCGGATTTTTCATGATCTTTTTCATTGTAGGTTAAGTGAAGAGCGTGATAGTAAATGGCTTTTTCTCGAATTGCAATTGACTTGTTCTTTTTGAATTCATTTAAACTTTCGATGTTTTTTTCTTTATATGAAATCAGGAGTTCAATCTCATCTGCAAAATTTTCCATATTGTTAATATCATGCTTTCTTGAAATGTAGTGTCTCTTTATTTTTTCAAGCAATGGTTTTGCTATTTCCCAACTCTCTTCAGAGTTAACTGCATTAACTGTTGTGTTCTCAATTTCTGTAATAAAATGTACACTATTAAGGAAATTATCTAAGTCAACTTGCTTAATAATGTTTTTCAATATATTCTTCGAGGAAGGATGGCTTATTTTATTGACGCATTCTATCATCATATTAATATCAACAGAGTTCTCAAAAAAATCCCTAATTAGTGATGAAGCCTTATCTTCATTTAATAAGTTAATATACTCAAACAGTAGAGTTCTCGGTGATTTTTCATAATCATTTATTTTTTTGCCAAATATAGGCAGAGGAAATTCAAAAATATTTATTCTTGATTTATGAATGTTATTCAGATTGTGTTTAATAGATAGAGAAAATATCCATCCTTCCAGTATTTCTGTAATTGATATTTCTGTTTCTTTGATGTATTTACCCTTCTTTTTTAAGGAAAGATAAGCAATGCATAATATCTTGAATAGAGTGATTAATTTTTGCTTTTGCTCTTCGTTTTGATCATGGTATTTGTTTTCATTTGTATTGAATGTAATTGCTTCGTTGATATGTCTATAAAGCTGTTCTAGTTTCTTTTCTTGTGCAATGTAAATAATAGCGTTTGCCCAATCAACTGTTTCAATAGCAAAGTCATTTGCATCTCTTTTTACATTTTTCTGTTTAATTATTGTGTGGTCATAATAGTCTACAGTATCTATTGAAGTTGCGGTAAAATACCAAAATAAATGCTTGTAGATTGTGTTTGAAATGCACTGTGCTGATTTAGTTAATAATGTTTGATCTTCTTTTTCACGTATAGGAAGTTCTTCCTGGATTTTCATTAAATCAAGTAGTAAATTTAAAATACTTATTTTTATGTTAATATATCCATGTGGATCTTTATCATGATTATTAAAATCCATGCTAATTCTATTGATTATTCTTGAAGCAAACAAATGCTTATCAAAAAAGTAATCATCCTTATAGAAACCTGAATTACTAAAAGAACTTCTTAGCTCATTAACTGTTTTTAAATATTTTTCTTTGTCAATATGATGTTGATGTGAGTTACTACTAAATGCAGGCTCGGCAGAGTTCAGTAAAATTTCTACAATTTCTTTGACATTGATATTTTCGTTATGAGTAAGGTTTTTCTTTGCTTCTCGAAGGCATAATGAAAAAAATAATATGAATGCCTGTTGACGTATGATGGCTTTCTTTTCCTCTTTTTGAGAATTGTCATATGTGGCGAATTTATCAAAAACAAAATCATCTGATATTTTGAATGTGTTGATAGCCGCCAAAGCTGAATCCATTAGGCAATATTCATAAGTAAATAATTCCATAAATGCCTTCATATTGTTATTTTTGAAATGATCAATTATAACAACTATAATATAAGGCTTATTGAGATTTAACTCTATGAATTCTAATATTATCTCTATATTTTCGGTATTTAAAATTCCGATTGCTTTTAAAAGTGAGTTATATATTCTTCGGTGTGTTTGATAGAGATAAAATTCGCGACCATTATAGTCTATGCGATTAACCCCATTTATTATTTCTTGTATATCGGCGTTCTCTATGCTTCGTTTTGGAATTTCATTGCCCATGTCTGCCATGTAAGAAAATTGATAGTCAAGAACTGATTTTCTTAATTCGATGTCAGAATTTTCCAAATCATATTCAAGTGATATTAATTCTTTAACTATATTGGCGAGTTCTAAATTTTCATTTTCATTCAAAAAATCAAAACTTGTATTTGGATATATTCGTGTTTCAAGACATTGTTGAATGATAAAATGAATTTTTTCATTTGTGGTTAGTTCAATAAGAAACCATAAGTGCATTATTATCTCATCATCAAGGATGTCTAGTGTGGCAAAGTCATCTTTTTCCCATAAATATATATTTCCATCTTTTTTAATGTAATGTTTATCTTCTAAATACTTCAAGCATTGTTTGTTGTTTTCATCTATACGTAATAATTGCTCCATTTCATTTTGAGAGATTTTTACCTTTATTGAGTAATGCTTTTCATGGTAGTTATTTAGAAATGACAGCTCATCCTTGCTGTTATCTGAATGTGTATTTTCTTTATTGTATTTATCAAACAAGTAAAGTACGCTGCGTGCTATGTAGGTTTTCTTGAAAATTAATCTAATAAATCCCTTGTTGATTAAACCTTCCAGCGTAATATTTTTATTATGTTTAATATTATATTCAGTTATTGAATTTTCTATATTTTCAATCGATCTTTCAGGGTAGTTTGCATTTTTTATGAGCAATGCAATGAACTTACTTAAGCCAAAGCGCAAATTAAAAGTTTTTAGCTGTTTTTCCTCTTCAGAGATGTAATGATTTTCAGGCTGATTAAATGCATTGATCTTCCTGCCAAAATCAATAAAATCTTTGCGAATGAAATAGTCCATTTCAATTTTTCTCTGCTAAAGTTCTGTTTGAGTAGAATTTTACCTTGATAATCACTTTAGTGGAATGTTGATATTTGATATTTTAAGGTTAGATGTGGTCATCCCCCGAAACCTGCTAAACTTCGTCTTTTGTTCGGTACGAGCTTGCACTCATGGAAAAATTCATCCGCATTCGCGGCGCACGCACCCACAACCTGAAAAACATCGACCTCGACCTGCCACGTGACAAGCTGATCGTGATCACGGGCTTGTCGGGTTCGGGCAAGTCGTCGCTGGCGTTCGACACGATCTTTGCGGAAGGGCAGCGGCGTTACGTCGAGTCGCTGTCCGCCTACGCCCGCCAGTTCTTGTCGATGATGGAAAAGCCGGATATTGACCACATCGAAGGGCTTTCCCCGGCGATTTCCATCGAGCAGAAAACTACCTCGCACAACCCGCGTTCCACCGTCGGCACGATCACCGAGATTTACGACTACCTGCGCCTGCTGTATGCGCGGGCGGGTGTGCCGCGTTGCCCGACGCATCACGTTGATTTGCAAGTGCAAACCGTCAGCCAAATGGTCGATCAAGTGTTGAGTTTGCCCGAAGGCAGCAAGCTGATGTTGCTTGCTCCGGTGGTACGCGAACGCAAGGGCGAGCATGTGCAATTGTTTGATTCGTTGCGGGCGCAAGGCTATTTGCGGGCGCGGGTGAATGGCGTGGTCTACGAACTGGACGTGCCGCCGACGCTGGAATTGCGCAAGAAACATACCATCGAAGTGGTGATTGACCGTTTCAAAGTGCGCGACGACATGCAATTGCGCCTCGCGGAATCGTTTGAAACTGCGCTGAAACTCGCCAACGGGCTGGCGGTAGTTGCACCAATGGACGGGGGGAGGTTGGCTTCGACTTCGCTCAGCCAACGGGAGGGGGATCGTTCCCGTTCCCTGAGCGAAGTCGAAGGGAACACCACCGAACCTGCCGAACTCATTTTTTCCGCCAACTACGCCTGCCCGCATTGCGGTTGGTCGCTGACCGAACTCGAACCGCGCTTGTTCTCGTTCAACGCTCCCGCTGGCGCGTGCCAAACCTGTGACGGCTTGGGCGTGGAACAGTTTTTCGACCCGCAACGGGTGGTGGCAAATCCGTCGTTGAGCCTTGCGGATGGCGCGGTGCGCGGCTGGGATCGGCGTAACGCTTACTACTTCCAGATGGTGACTTCCTTGGCAAACCACTACAGTTTTGATGTGGAAAAACCGTGGAGTGAACTGCCGCAGAAAATCCACGACATTATTCTGAGTGGCAGCAAGTTTGACGAAATCGACTTTACCTACGTCGGGCAAAAAGGGCAGGTCTACCAGCGTTCGCACACCTTTGAAGGCGTATTAAACAACCTCAAACGCCGTTACCGCGAAACCGATTCGAGTGCGGTGCGCGAAGAATTGGCGAAATACCTCGCCAGCCGTGCCTGCCCCGATTGCGGCGGCACACGTTTGAACGAACAGGCGCGGAACGTGTTTATCGCGGGGCGCAATTTGCCTACGATCACGCATTTGCCGATTGGCGAAAGCCATGCGTTTTTCCGCAGCCTGAATTTGCCGGGGACGCAGGGGCAAATTGCCGACAAGATTTTGCGCGAAATTGCCTTGCGCTTGGAATTTCTGGTCAATGTCGGGCTGGATTATTTGACCCTGAGCCGCAGCGCGGAAACGCTCTCCGGCGGCGAAGCGCAACGCATCCGCCTCGCGTCGCAGATTGGCGCGGGGCTGGTCGGGGTGATGTACGTGCTGGATGAGCCATCCATCGGCTTGCACCAGCGCGACAACGCCCGCTTGCTGAAAACGCTGTTCCGCCTGCGTGACCTTGGCAATACCGTGATCGTGGTCGAGCATGACGAAGACGCGATCCGTTCCGCCGATCATGTGCTGGATATTGGCCCCGGCGCGGGCGTGCATGGCGGCTACATTATTGCGCAAGGCACACCCGAAGAAGTGTTTGCCACGCCAAATTCGGTGACGGGGCAATTCATGTCCGGGCGGCGCAAAATCACCATGCCTGCGCAACGCACCCCGTTCAACCCCGAACGCACCATCAAACTGATCGGCGCGACCGGTAATAACCTCAACGATGTGACGCTGGAAATTCCGCTGGGGCTGCTGACCTGCATCACGGGCGTGTCGGGGTCGGGCAAATCGACGCTGATTAACCGCACCCTGTACCCGTTTCTGGCACGGCATCTGCATGACAGCAGTGTGGAAGTTGCCCCGGTGCGCGAAGTGCTGGGCGTGGAGCAAATCGACAAAATTATCGACATCGACCAAAGCCCGATTGGGCGCACCCCGCGTTCCAACCCCGCCACCTACACGGGCGTGTTTACCGCGATCCGCGAACTATTTGCGGCGACGCAAGAAGCGCGTTCACGCGGCTATTTGCCGGGGCGGTTTTCGTTCAACGTCAAGGGCGGACGTTGCGAAGCCTGTTCCGGCGATGGCTTGATCAAGGTCGAAATGCACTTTTTGCCGGACGTGTACGTGACCTGCGAAGTGTGCGAAGGTAAGCGTTACAATCGCGAAACCCTCGACATCCGCTACAAGGGCAAGAACATCAGTGAAGTGCTGGCGATGACGGTGGAAGATGCCAGCGAATTTTTCGCCGCCGTGCCGTCGATCCACACCAAGCTGCAAACGCTGATGGACGTGGGGCTGTCGTACATCACGCTGGGGCAAAACGCGACTACGTTATCGGGTGGTGAGGCGCAGCGTGTCAAGCTGGCGAAAGAGCTTTCCAAACGCGGCACAGGCAAGACGATTTATATTCTGGATGAGCCGACCACGGGGCTGCATTTCCACGACGTTGATCAGTTGCTGCAAGTGCTGCATCGCTTGCGCGATGGCGGCAATACCGTGGTGGTGATTGAGCATAATCTGGATGTGATTAAGACGGCGGATTGGGTGGTGGATTTGGGGCCGGAAGGCGGGAGTCGTGGGGGGAATGTGATTGCGGTGGGGACA containing:
- a CDS encoding OsmC family protein, with translation MDAQPKDPHTVVVRLRDAEGTYTCDIRAGKHEMVADEPVPLGGDDLGAAPYQYLKAALGACTAMTLRMYAERKKWPLQDACITLKHTRDANKQSVFTRDIQLVGDLTAEQREKLLDIADRCPVHKTLSNGVAILSKLVD
- a CDS encoding AAA family ATPase; this encodes MQIRELRLQNFKRFTDLTIRNIPSDAKLVLLIGANGCGKSSVFDAFNWLSPPAHGYQPLHLQDNDPYFSKNAATPAVTITTDTATYERSADAFSKDSAGKFYGRSSLRITPRIKKPTDQELDVADILRINADTPSYFIDQDERFAADVHAHADLLNQALQRLLVEGKANEQEVAKVRDKYISKVNTALSHIFGEDTSTTLRFAVYKQPNSRTAVEPYFKKGKSEIPFELLSHGEKQVVIILFNLLVRQDYLEDKIIYIDEMDGHMNTRLQFDLLKEVTENWIPATSQLWTASHALGFIDYARQAPHAAIIDFDSLDFDIPQTLTPEPKENLDVLEIAIPHEFLGNLLAERRFVFCEGEDTSKYNSLQLPNVLFASNRYNKFQVFVRARDTKTEGIIDRDYLTDTEVEEFERIFPFIHILRYYSIENYLYHPDNLAEVAGSSFNKADYIQQVLTIKNRIKEDLVFGIQKARESYPFDKELQGDRRKQYSKDAQYIRDLLNSDDFETFYKVFPAKDYGKELPQRANRNQLELSRTQWFKEQIAQLLKRTG
- a CDS encoding Uma2 family endonuclease, which encodes MALARQLTYLSVEAYLVGERESEIRHEYVDGVAYAMAGASVNHNQITANVLTELRMHFKQTGVDCRPFSSDLLVRTGKDRYRYPDVVVVCDEQFLDDYSTESPVLIVEVLSKATRQRDRQVKRLEYLQLPSLQEYMLIEQDTVEVEVFRRSDSWRPSYYYWGDMVVLESVGLSLSVESIYERVRNEDVGRLLADK
- a CDS encoding Uma2 family endonuclease, coding for MNHRGSVVQSDRERDRQVKRLEYLQLPSLQEYMLIEQDTVEVEVFRRSDSWRPSYYYWGDMVVLESVGLSLSVESIYERVRNEDVGRLLADK
- the uvrA gene encoding excinuclease ABC subunit UvrA, coding for MEKFIRIRGARTHNLKNIDLDLPRDKLIVITGLSGSGKSSLAFDTIFAEGQRRYVESLSAYARQFLSMMEKPDIDHIEGLSPAISIEQKTTSHNPRSTVGTITEIYDYLRLLYARAGVPRCPTHHVDLQVQTVSQMVDQVLSLPEGSKLMLLAPVVRERKGEHVQLFDSLRAQGYLRARVNGVVYELDVPPTLELRKKHTIEVVIDRFKVRDDMQLRLAESFETALKLANGLAVVAPMDGGRLASTSLSQREGDRSRSLSEVEGNTTEPAELIFSANYACPHCGWSLTELEPRLFSFNAPAGACQTCDGLGVEQFFDPQRVVANPSLSLADGAVRGWDRRNAYYFQMVTSLANHYSFDVEKPWSELPQKIHDIILSGSKFDEIDFTYVGQKGQVYQRSHTFEGVLNNLKRRYRETDSSAVREELAKYLASRACPDCGGTRLNEQARNVFIAGRNLPTITHLPIGESHAFFRSLNLPGTQGQIADKILREIALRLEFLVNVGLDYLTLSRSAETLSGGEAQRIRLASQIGAGLVGVMYVLDEPSIGLHQRDNARLLKTLFRLRDLGNTVIVVEHDEDAIRSADHVLDIGPGAGVHGGYIIAQGTPEEVFATPNSVTGQFMSGRRKITMPAQRTPFNPERTIKLIGATGNNLNDVTLEIPLGLLTCITGVSGSGKSTLINRTLYPFLARHLHDSSVEVAPVREVLGVEQIDKIIDIDQSPIGRTPRSNPATYTGVFTAIRELFAATQEARSRGYLPGRFSFNVKGGRCEACSGDGLIKVEMHFLPDVYVTCEVCEGKRYNRETLDIRYKGKNISEVLAMTVEDASEFFAAVPSIHTKLQTLMDVGLSYITLGQNATTLSGGEAQRVKLAKELSKRGTGKTIYILDEPTTGLHFHDVDQLLQVLHRLRDGGNTVVVIEHNLDVIKTADWVVDLGPEGGSRGGNVIAVGTPEQVAAAEGSFTGQFLKRML